One Streptomyces fagopyri DNA window includes the following coding sequences:
- a CDS encoding DUF4229 domain-containing protein: MGRYTLMRLGIFAGCLVVVWGLVYSGIAPRGLGDSNYMWVVLLALVISAPISFVVLRKERDRASAQVVARVDRARANLEENRRQEDHVDDATRGAQSQTS; the protein is encoded by the coding sequence ATGGGCCGCTACACGCTGATGCGCCTCGGTATCTTCGCAGGCTGCCTCGTGGTCGTCTGGGGCCTCGTCTACTCGGGCATCGCTCCGCGCGGTCTGGGCGACTCCAACTACATGTGGGTGGTCCTGCTCGCCCTGGTGATCTCCGCGCCGATCAGTTTCGTCGTGCTGCGCAAGGAGCGCGACCGGGCCTCGGCCCAGGTCGTCGCACGCGTGGACCGCGCCAGGGCCAACCTGGAGGAGAACCGCCGCCAGGAGGACCACGTGGACGACGCGACTCGCGGCGCGCAGAGCCAGACCTCCTGA
- a CDS encoding imidazolonepropionase-like domain-containing protein, translated as MLTIHAADELRLRWDTEPVRDGAVAVRGDRVVGAGPLSELRERFPEARLRRWPGVLGPALVHEGPLPQAPSPRERLHAVLKSGSTAVLERYTDTAELRAAAVRNEIAVLPRVRESVIVDTGRADLAVFDTDGACVATVCAGRLVHRRR; from the coding sequence GTGCTGACCATTCACGCCGCCGACGAGCTGCGCCTTCGCTGGGACACGGAGCCGGTGCGGGACGGCGCGGTCGCCGTGCGGGGGGACCGGGTCGTGGGGGCCGGACCCCTGAGCGAGCTGCGGGAACGCTTTCCGGAGGCGAGGCTGAGGCGCTGGCCCGGCGTGCTCGGGCCCGCGCTGGTCCACGAGGGCCCGCTGCCGCAGGCGCCGTCCCCGCGCGAACGGCTGCACGCGGTCCTGAAGTCGGGCTCCACCGCCGTACTGGAGCGGTACACGGACACCGCCGAACTGAGGGCCGCCGCCGTCCGCAACGAGATCGCCGTGCTTCCCCGGGTCCGTGAGAGCGTGATCGTCGACACCGGACGCGCCGACCTCGCGGTGTTCGACACGGACGGCGCGTGCGTCGCGACCGTGTGCGCCGGCCGGCTGGTGCACCGACGCCGCTGA
- a CDS encoding prepilin peptidase — MDPVLWLTAVAAAWGAAVGVLVPRAAHRFSVEPDEAWRDRCPGGHTITGVAGGWLGPARCAECAGRTVPVASGAAGRPPRLAAAASYGPRTPLVALTTALVCAGLSLATGTRPELGAWLLLAPLGVLLALVDFGVQRLPDVLTLPLAGLALALLGAAAVVPEHTGDWPTALFGALALGCAFFLLFLVNPNGMGFGDVKLAVGLGAVLGWYGWGTVVLGTFAGFLFGGLYGLGLVLARRAGRRTSIPFGPFLIAGAYVGLLMGAYAA; from the coding sequence GTGGACCCCGTTCTCTGGCTGACCGCCGTCGCCGCCGCCTGGGGCGCGGCCGTGGGAGTGCTCGTGCCACGGGCCGCCCACCGCTTCTCCGTCGAGCCGGACGAGGCATGGCGGGACCGGTGTCCCGGCGGACACACCATCACCGGTGTCGCGGGCGGCTGGCTCGGACCCGCCCGCTGCGCCGAGTGCGCCGGCCGTACGGTGCCGGTGGCGTCCGGTGCCGCGGGGCGTCCGCCACGGCTCGCCGCCGCGGCGTCGTACGGGCCGCGCACGCCTCTCGTGGCCCTCACCACCGCGCTGGTCTGCGCCGGCCTGTCGCTCGCCACCGGCACCCGCCCCGAGCTGGGCGCCTGGCTGCTGCTCGCACCGCTCGGCGTGCTGCTCGCGCTCGTGGACTTCGGGGTGCAGCGGCTGCCGGACGTGCTCACCCTGCCGCTCGCGGGTCTCGCGCTCGCGCTGCTGGGCGCGGCCGCCGTCGTCCCCGAGCACACCGGGGACTGGCCGACCGCCCTGTTCGGGGCACTCGCGCTGGGCTGCGCCTTCTTCCTCCTCTTCCTCGTCAACCCGAACGGCATGGGGTTCGGGGACGTGAAGCTCGCGGTGGGCCTCGGGGCGGTGCTCGGCTGGTACGGATGGGGAACCGTCGTCCTCGGGACCTTCGCCGGGTTCCTGTTCGGGGGGCTGTACGGACTGGGGCTCGTCCTCGCGCGCCGCGCCGGGCGCAGGACATCGATCCCGTTCGGGCCGTTCCTGATCGCCGGTGCGTACGTCGGACTGCTGATGGGGGCGTACGCGGCCTGA
- a CDS encoding AMP-dependent synthetase/ligase, with protein MPSPYHSPPSLVEPEIRRLDGIVREVSVPPLAAPVTHGSLADIPFDNAGEAPGEPVLSRKDADGGWKDVTAAEFAAEVLAVAKGLIAEGLAPGDRIAIMARTTYEWTLLDFAAWAAGLVTVPVYPTSSAFQVRWILQDSGAVALATETVAQASALGPERDRIPDLRHMWVFEKGHVERLAERGRDVPDQEVAVRRGVLGPDTLATVIYTSGTTGRPKGCVLTHGNFFAEIDNAIELLHPIFRSRTSDAASMLLFLPLSHVFGRMVAVACLRARVRLGHAPSLRTEDLLADLASFRPTFLLAIPYVLEKVFNTGRATAEKLGRGASFDRAARIACRYGEAVEARQHGTGPGPSRALRVARALYDPLVYRRIRNALGGKVRYAICGGSPLGRRLAAFYAGAGIDIYEGYGLTEATAAATVTPPLKPRLGTVGWPMPGTRVRIAGDGEVLLSGGQIFRGYWDPHAGGVVGAAPDGWFATGDIGELDDGGYLSITGRKKEILITAGGKSVAPAPLENWLRSHPLIAQCIVLGDRRPYVTALVTLDLDGITHWRQMIGKHPVPPELLVDDPELNVIIQRAIDEANKLVSRPESIRRFAVLPVDFTEEAGHVTPTLKLKRAAIERDFGKEIESLYLKQ; from the coding sequence GTGCCCAGCCCGTACCACTCCCCGCCCTCCCTCGTGGAGCCCGAGATCAGGCGGTTGGACGGCATCGTGCGCGAGGTGTCCGTGCCGCCCCTGGCCGCGCCGGTGACCCATGGCTCGCTCGCCGACATCCCGTTCGACAACGCCGGCGAGGCCCCCGGGGAACCGGTCCTCAGCCGCAAGGACGCCGACGGCGGCTGGAAGGACGTGACGGCGGCCGAGTTCGCCGCCGAGGTGCTGGCGGTCGCGAAGGGCCTGATAGCCGAGGGGCTGGCGCCGGGCGACCGTATCGCGATCATGGCCCGGACGACGTACGAGTGGACGCTGCTGGACTTCGCCGCCTGGGCGGCCGGGCTCGTCACCGTGCCCGTCTATCCGACCTCCTCCGCCTTCCAGGTCCGCTGGATCCTCCAGGACTCGGGAGCCGTCGCCCTCGCCACGGAGACCGTGGCCCAGGCGTCCGCGCTCGGCCCGGAGCGCGACCGCATCCCCGACCTGCGGCACATGTGGGTCTTCGAGAAGGGGCATGTGGAGCGGCTGGCCGAGCGGGGCCGGGACGTCCCTGACCAGGAAGTCGCCGTGCGCCGGGGCGTGCTGGGCCCCGACACGCTCGCCACCGTCATCTACACCTCGGGCACGACCGGCCGTCCCAAGGGCTGCGTACTCACCCACGGCAACTTCTTCGCCGAGATCGACAACGCGATCGAGCTGCTCCACCCGATCTTCAGGAGCAGGACGTCGGACGCCGCGTCCATGCTCCTCTTCCTGCCCCTCTCGCACGTCTTCGGACGGATGGTCGCGGTGGCCTGTCTGCGGGCCCGGGTGCGGCTGGGGCACGCGCCGAGCCTGCGTACCGAGGACCTGCTCGCCGACCTGGCGAGCTTCCGGCCCACGTTCCTGCTGGCCATCCCGTACGTCCTGGAGAAGGTGTTCAACACCGGCCGGGCGACGGCCGAGAAGCTGGGCCGCGGCGCGTCCTTCGACCGGGCGGCACGCATCGCCTGCCGTTACGGCGAGGCGGTCGAGGCCCGGCAGCACGGCACCGGCCCGGGTCCCTCCCGCGCCCTGCGAGTGGCCCGCGCCCTCTACGACCCGCTCGTCTACCGGCGTATCCGCAACGCGCTCGGCGGCAAGGTCCGTTACGCGATCTGCGGCGGCTCCCCGCTGGGCCGCCGCCTCGCCGCGTTCTACGCGGGCGCCGGCATCGACATCTACGAGGGGTACGGGCTGACGGAGGCCACCGCGGCCGCCACGGTCACGCCGCCGCTCAAACCCCGGCTGGGAACGGTGGGCTGGCCGATGCCGGGCACCCGGGTACGGATCGCGGGCGACGGTGAGGTCCTGCTGAGCGGCGGACAGATCTTCCGCGGCTACTGGGATCCGCACGCGGGCGGGGTGGTCGGCGCCGCTCCCGACGGCTGGTTCGCCACCGGTGACATCGGCGAGCTGGACGACGGGGGCTATCTGTCCATCACCGGCCGCAAGAAGGAGATCCTGATCACCGCGGGCGGCAAGAGCGTGGCCCCCGCGCCCCTGGAGAACTGGCTCCGCTCGCACCCCCTGATCGCCCAGTGCATCGTGCTCGGGGACCGCCGGCCCTACGTCACCGCTCTCGTGACCCTCGACCTCGACGGCATCACCCACTGGCGGCAGATGATCGGCAAGCATCCCGTGCCGCCGGAACTGCTCGTCGACGATCCCGAACTGAACGTCATCATCCAGCGCGCGATCGACGAGGCCAACAAGCTCGTCTCCCGCCCCGAGTCCATCCGCCGCTTCGCCGTCCTCCCGGTGGACTTCACGGAGGAGGCCGGTCATGTGACCCCCACCCTGAAGCTCAAGAGGGCCGCGATCGAACGGGACTTCGGCAAGGAGATCGAGAGCCTGTACCTGAAGCAGTGA
- a CDS encoding TetR/AcrR family transcriptional regulator, whose product MGAVKNKRMPRAVREQQMLDAAVRTFGQRGYRSASMDEIADLAGVSKPLVYLYLNSKEDLFTACIRREAVALTAAVRAGVGPGLTADRQLWEGLRAFFTHTAQNPDGWSVLHRQARTHGEPFAAEVAAMREELVAFVTELILVAAREAHRDPSLPEHEVAGLAEALVGAAESLAAWANATPGVSAKQAAATLMNFAWAGLGGLMENRPWSPPPPLDSHG is encoded by the coding sequence ATGGGTGCTGTGAAGAACAAGCGGATGCCCCGTGCGGTGCGCGAGCAGCAGATGCTGGACGCCGCTGTGCGGACCTTCGGGCAGCGGGGATACCGGTCCGCGTCGATGGACGAGATCGCCGATCTGGCAGGCGTGTCCAAGCCGTTGGTGTACCTGTACCTCAACTCCAAGGAAGACCTGTTCACCGCCTGCATCCGGCGTGAGGCCGTGGCGCTGACCGCCGCGGTGCGCGCGGGCGTCGGACCGGGACTGACCGCCGACCGCCAACTGTGGGAAGGTCTGCGGGCGTTCTTCACCCATACGGCACAGAACCCCGACGGGTGGTCGGTGCTGCACCGTCAGGCGCGCACGCACGGCGAGCCGTTCGCGGCCGAGGTCGCCGCGATGCGCGAGGAACTCGTCGCCTTCGTCACCGAGTTGATCCTGGTCGCCGCGCGCGAGGCGCACCGTGATCCGTCCCTGCCCGAGCACGAGGTCGCCGGGCTCGCCGAGGCCCTCGTGGGCGCCGCGGAATCCCTCGCGGCCTGGGCCAACGCCACACCGGGCGTCTCCGCGAAGCAGGCCGCGGCGACCCTGATGAACTTCGCCTGGGCGGGCCTGGGCGGCCTCATGGAGAACCGCCCCTGGTCGCCACCGCCGCCGCTCGACAGCCACGGGTAG
- a CDS encoding MaoC family dehydratase yields the protein MADRHELFMTARPSPGTATRTLTAPPALTPHLLRGALLSPFKHPRADAPVPPDRLVLQDLRVDLAHLAAYERICGFATGSDALPVTYPHVLGFPLAMRLMASRPFPLPLLGLVHTSIEIGQRRAAAATGTYELAVHVEGLAPHRRGTEARVVTEARAGGELVWASRSTYLARHRSPGGALSAATEPAPPPAPAPAGNADAVTRPLPARAEWRLGGDVGRRYGAVSGDRNPLHLYPFTARLFGFPRPLAHGMWTVARCLAEQGPQGPVRVHADFKAPVLLPGTVTYAADGPAFELRAPGDPGRPHLTGEVRPADPGRV from the coding sequence ATGGCCGACCGCCATGAGCTCTTCATGACCGCCCGCCCCTCCCCCGGCACCGCTACCCGCACCCTCACCGCACCCCCGGCCCTGACCCCCCACCTTCTTCGCGGCGCCCTCCTCTCCCCCTTCAAGCACCCCCGCGCGGACGCCCCCGTCCCCCCGGACCGCCTCGTCCTCCAGGACCTCCGCGTCGACCTCGCCCACCTGGCCGCCTACGAGCGCATCTGCGGCTTCGCCACCGGGTCGGACGCGCTCCCGGTCACGTACCCGCATGTCCTCGGCTTCCCGCTCGCCATGCGGCTCATGGCGAGCCGCCCGTTCCCGCTGCCGCTGCTCGGGCTGGTCCACACGTCGATCGAGATCGGGCAGCGGCGGGCAGCGGCCGCCACCGGGACGTACGAACTCGCCGTGCACGTCGAGGGGCTCGCACCGCACCGCCGCGGGACCGAGGCGCGCGTCGTGACCGAGGCGCGAGCGGGCGGCGAACTCGTGTGGGCGTCGAGAAGCACGTATCTGGCACGGCACCGGTCCCCCGGGGGCGCCCTCTCGGCGGCCACCGAACCGGCACCACCACCGGCACCGGCACCCGCCGGGAACGCGGACGCGGTGACGCGCCCCCTCCCCGCCCGCGCCGAATGGCGTCTCGGCGGCGACGTCGGACGCCGCTACGGCGCCGTGTCGGGGGACCGCAATCCCCTCCACCTGTACCCGTTCACCGCACGCCTCTTCGGCTTCCCCCGGCCCCTCGCGCACGGCATGTGGACCGTCGCCCGCTGTCTCGCGGAACAGGGACCGCAGGGACCGGTGCGCGTACACGCGGACTTCAAGGCCCCCGTCCTCCTGCCGGGCACCGTCACCTACGCGGCCGACGGCCCCGCCTTCGAGCTCCGAGCCCCGGGCGACCCGGGCCGCCCGCACCTCACCGGGGAGGTGCGCCCCGCGGACCCCGGCCGGGTCTAG
- the mqnC gene encoding cyclic dehypoxanthinyl futalosine synthase encodes MTEKADLQSVLDRAAEGGRITPEEALDLYRDAPLHALGAAADAVRRRRYAGTEHIATYIIERNINYTNVCVTACKFCAFYAAPKDTAKGWTRDLDDILRRCAETVELGGTQIMFQGGHHPDYGVEYYEKHFSAIKENFPQLVIHSLGASEVEHMARISEVSVEEAITRIHQAGLDSFAGAGAELLPARPRKAIAPLKESGERWLEIMETAHGLGVESTSTMLMGTGETNAERIEHLRMIRDVQDRTGGFRAFIPYTYQPENNHLKGRTQATLFEYLRMIAIARLFFDNVAHIQGSWLTTGKEVGQLSLHYGADDLGSIMLEENVVSSAGAKHRSNRMEIIDLIRKAGRVPAQRATTYEHIVVHDDPADDPVDERVMSHISSTAIAGGTAHPELKLLASN; translated from the coding sequence GTGACCGAGAAGGCCGACCTTCAGTCCGTCCTCGACCGTGCCGCCGAGGGTGGGCGCATCACCCCGGAAGAGGCGCTCGACCTCTACCGTGACGCCCCGCTGCACGCGCTGGGCGCCGCCGCCGACGCCGTACGCCGCCGCAGGTACGCCGGCACCGAGCACATCGCGACGTACATCATCGAGCGGAACATCAACTACACGAACGTGTGCGTCACGGCGTGCAAGTTCTGCGCGTTCTACGCCGCGCCCAAGGACACCGCCAAGGGCTGGACCCGCGACCTCGACGACATCCTGCGCCGCTGCGCGGAGACCGTCGAACTCGGCGGCACCCAGATCATGTTCCAGGGCGGACACCACCCGGACTACGGCGTGGAGTACTACGAGAAGCACTTCTCCGCGATCAAGGAGAACTTCCCCCAGCTGGTCATCCACTCGCTGGGAGCCTCCGAGGTCGAGCACATGGCCAGGATCTCCGAGGTGAGCGTCGAGGAGGCCATCACCCGCATCCACCAGGCGGGCCTGGACTCCTTCGCGGGCGCCGGCGCCGAACTGCTGCCCGCCCGGCCGCGCAAGGCGATCGCCCCGCTCAAGGAGTCCGGCGAACGCTGGCTGGAGATCATGGAGACCGCGCACGGGCTGGGTGTCGAGTCGACCTCGACGATGCTCATGGGCACCGGTGAGACCAACGCCGAACGCATCGAACACCTGCGGATGATCCGCGACGTACAGGACCGGACCGGCGGTTTCCGCGCCTTCATCCCGTACACCTACCAGCCCGAGAACAACCACCTCAAGGGCCGTACGCAGGCCACGCTCTTCGAGTACCTGCGCATGATCGCGATCGCCCGGCTCTTCTTCGACAACGTGGCCCACATCCAGGGTTCCTGGCTGACCACCGGCAAGGAGGTCGGCCAGCTCTCGCTGCACTACGGCGCGGACGACCTCGGCTCGATCATGCTGGAGGAGAACGTCGTCTCCTCGGCGGGCGCCAAGCACCGCTCCAACCGCATGGAGATCATCGACCTGATCCGCAAGGCCGGGCGCGTGCCCGCCCAGCGGGCCACGACCTACGAGCACATCGTGGTCCACGACGACCCGGCGGACGACCCGGTCGACGAGCGGGTCATGTCGCACATCTCGTCCACCGCGATCGCGGGCGGCACCGCCCACCCCGAGCTGAAGCTGCTCGCGTCCAACTGA
- a CDS encoding menaquinone biosynthetic enzyme MqnA/MqnD family protein: protein MDNSRTRPRVGHIQFLNCLPLYWGLARTGTLLDFELTKDTPEKLSEKLVRGDLDIGPITLVEFLKHADELVAFPDIAVGCDGPVMSCVIVSKVPLDQLDGARVALGSTSRTSVRLAQLLLAESVGVQPSYYTCPPDLSLMMQEADAAVLIGDAALRANLLDGPKFGLQVHDLGTLWKEWTGLPFVFAVWAARRDYLEREPLVTRKVHEAFLSSRDLSLDEVSKVAEQAARWEAFDERVLEQYFTTLDFRFGAPQLAAVREFARRVGSTTGFPADVRVELLKS from the coding sequence GTGGACAATTCTCGCACCCGGCCGCGCGTCGGCCACATCCAGTTCCTGAACTGCCTGCCCCTCTACTGGGGGCTCGCGAGAACGGGCACGCTCCTCGACTTCGAGCTCACCAAGGACACCCCGGAGAAGCTCAGCGAGAAACTGGTGCGGGGCGACCTCGACATCGGGCCCATCACGCTCGTCGAGTTCCTCAAGCACGCCGACGAGCTGGTGGCCTTCCCCGACATCGCGGTCGGCTGCGACGGCCCGGTGATGTCCTGCGTGATCGTCTCGAAGGTCCCGCTGGACCAACTGGACGGCGCCAGGGTCGCCCTCGGCTCGACCTCTCGTACGTCAGTACGCCTGGCGCAGTTGCTGCTGGCCGAGAGCGTGGGGGTCCAGCCGTCCTACTACACGTGCCCGCCCGACCTCAGCCTGATGATGCAGGAGGCCGACGCCGCCGTCCTCATCGGTGACGCGGCGCTGCGGGCCAATCTGCTCGACGGCCCGAAGTTCGGCCTCCAGGTGCACGACCTCGGCACCCTGTGGAAGGAGTGGACGGGACTTCCGTTCGTCTTCGCCGTGTGGGCCGCCCGCCGCGACTACCTGGAACGCGAGCCGCTCGTCACCCGCAAGGTGCACGAGGCCTTCCTCTCCTCCCGGGACCTCTCCCTCGACGAGGTCTCCAAGGTCGCCGAACAGGCCGCGCGCTGGGAGGCCTTCGACGAGCGGGTCCTGGAGCAGTACTTCACCACGCTCGACTTCCGCTTCGGTGCCCCGCAGCTGGCGGCCGTGCGGGAGTTCGCCCGGCGGGTCGGCTCGACCACCGGGTTCCCGGCGGACGTACGGGTGGAGCTGCTGAAGTCCTGA
- a CDS encoding cold-shock protein has translation MATGTVKWFNAEKGFGFIAQEGGGPDVFVHYSAINASGFRSLEENQAVSFDVTQGPKGPQAENVTPL, from the coding sequence ATGGCTACCGGAACCGTGAAGTGGTTCAACGCCGAAAAGGGCTTTGGTTTCATCGCCCAGGAAGGCGGCGGCCCGGACGTCTTCGTCCACTACTCCGCGATCAACGCGAGCGGATTCCGCTCTCTCGAAGAGAACCAGGCGGTTTCCTTCGACGTCACGCAGGGTCCGAAGGGCCCGCAGGCGGAGAACGTCACCCCGCTCTAA
- a CDS encoding serine/threonine-protein kinase, giving the protein MQPLGVDEPTVVGPYRLLGRLGSGGMGRVYLGRSAGGRTVAVKIVHPHFALDEEFRARFRREVEAARRVGGAWTAPVLDADPEAPVPWVATGYAAGPSLAAAVADAGPLPVPSVRVLGAGLAEALGAVHVLGLVHRDVKPSNVLLTLDGPLLIDFGIARATDGTASLTSTGVSVGSPGYMSPEQILGKAVTGAADVFSLGAVLVYAATGESPFPGDSSAALLYKVVHEEPRLGSLEGELRDLAAACLAKNPAGRPAPAEVAARLAPGGAARSVTAGWLPGPLVEQVSRGAVQLLNLEAAEAAPPGPVGFDSPSAGSDSGPGTPGSGTSRAGTPQVGTSGAGPHATGGVFGPPPSMPPYPDRPAHPAHPTYVPDQREPRDAAEARTGHSTGPGREPGKLSVSLATTSVPGTDGRGRRVSCTLALAVAGALAAVTVGSAFLFDLLPGGDHSSDSGGADSTASRPAASPDTSGPADTEPGPVPAKYLGTWEGDGYALDGKLPAGTFRVTLHRAAAGEEVGTFRSTDLIGGVCEDVLVLRKVTDQRLTATSVARKSNPGTCTTGSHEVRLTPAGGDLKYDTDNPDAGDPVARMSKLPN; this is encoded by the coding sequence ATGCAGCCGCTCGGAGTCGACGAACCCACGGTCGTGGGGCCCTACCGGCTGCTCGGCCGGCTCGGCTCCGGCGGCATGGGGCGCGTGTACCTGGGCCGCAGCGCGGGCGGACGTACGGTCGCGGTCAAGATCGTGCACCCGCACTTCGCGCTGGACGAGGAGTTCCGTGCCCGGTTCCGTCGCGAGGTCGAGGCCGCGCGGCGGGTGGGCGGCGCGTGGACGGCGCCGGTCCTGGACGCGGACCCGGAGGCACCGGTGCCCTGGGTCGCGACCGGATACGCGGCCGGTCCCTCGCTCGCGGCCGCCGTCGCGGACGCCGGCCCGCTGCCCGTTCCGTCCGTACGGGTGCTGGGCGCGGGCCTCGCCGAGGCGCTCGGGGCGGTGCACGTGCTCGGCCTCGTCCACCGCGACGTCAAGCCGTCCAACGTCCTGCTGACCCTCGACGGCCCCCTCCTCATCGACTTCGGCATCGCCCGCGCGACCGACGGCACGGCCTCGCTCACCTCGACGGGCGTCTCCGTCGGCTCGCCCGGCTACATGTCGCCGGAGCAGATCCTCGGCAAGGCGGTCACGGGCGCGGCCGACGTCTTCTCGCTCGGCGCGGTGCTGGTGTACGCGGCGACGGGGGAGTCCCCCTTCCCCGGTGACTCCTCGGCCGCCCTCCTCTACAAGGTGGTGCACGAGGAACCCCGGCTCGGCTCCCTGGAGGGCGAGCTGCGGGACCTGGCGGCGGCCTGTCTGGCGAAGAACCCGGCCGGCCGGCCGGCCCCCGCCGAGGTGGCCGCGCGACTGGCTCCCGGCGGAGCGGCGCGCTCGGTGACGGCGGGATGGCTGCCGGGACCCCTGGTCGAGCAGGTCAGCCGCGGCGCGGTGCAGTTGCTGAACCTGGAGGCGGCGGAGGCCGCGCCGCCGGGACCGGTGGGGTTCGACAGCCCTTCGGCGGGCTCGGACTCCGGCCCCGGGACGCCGGGGAGCGGCACTTCGCGCGCCGGGACACCGCAGGTGGGGACATCGGGAGCCGGCCCGCACGCGACCGGCGGAGTCTTCGGGCCGCCGCCGTCCATGCCCCCGTACCCCGACCGGCCCGCGCACCCCGCGCACCCCACGTACGTACCGGACCAGCGCGAGCCCAGGGACGCGGCCGAGGCCAGGACCGGCCACTCCACCGGCCCCGGCCGCGAGCCCGGCAAGCTCTCCGTCAGTCTGGCCACGACCTCGGTCCCCGGTACGGACGGCCGTGGGCGCAGGGTCAGTTGCACGCTCGCCCTCGCGGTCGCCGGAGCACTCGCGGCGGTGACGGTGGGCTCGGCGTTCCTCTTCGACCTGCTGCCGGGCGGCGATCATTCCTCGGACTCCGGCGGCGCCGACTCGACGGCGAGCCGTCCGGCGGCGTCGCCGGACACCTCCGGCCCGGCGGACACGGAGCCCGGTCCGGTGCCCGCGAAGTACCTCGGCACCTGGGAGGGCGACGGCTACGCGCTGGACGGGAAGCTGCCCGCGGGCACGTTCCGCGTCACCCTGCACCGCGCCGCCGCGGGCGAGGAAGTGGGCACGTTCCGGTCGACCGATCTGATCGGCGGCGTCTGCGAGGACGTACTCGTGCTGAGGAAGGTCACGGACCAGCGGCTCACCGCGACGAGCGTCGCCAGGAAGTCCAACCCCGGCACCTGCACGACCGGCAGCCACGAGGTGCGGCTGACACCGGCCGGGGGCGACCTCAAGTACGACACCGACAACCCGGACGCGGGCGATCCGGTGGCCCGGATGTCGAAACTGCCCAACTAG